The DNA sequence TTTTTAGAAAGTGCCATTTAAAGTGATATATAGAGATAATTAGATGAAGTTTCTCTCTTCACCatacattattttatatttttcaacatTATAGTCTGATTGTATTTCGATCATTTTGCACATATGTATTACACGTATATCCAAAACATTTAGTTTCATTTCATATTGGAATTATATATTTTGAGAACATTACACCAAATACAAGGCATATTTAATTTCATTCCAAGTTTAATTATTCTTTGTGAAATGTGAAGAACGGCAAAGGAAAGAAAATGATAAAGCAGTACTTAAACCCCCTGTTTTGAGGAAATAAcaaatttagtaaaaattttgaagagtaaacaaaatttctaaaataatttcgTCCCAAATAAGATTCTTCTTGATTCTTAAATAAAAGTTATGCATTTTCGTGTTACAAAATCCCTTGTAGGAACCAAAACTTGGAGtgtcatcaaatttaaaatttcattacTAAGACTATAGAGCAATTATAGAATTACACATGTAATGTAACCAAATTAAAagtctcaaataaaataaaaccataACTATCGAAATTACGATAGGTCAAATGAAATCCTCATGCAAGATTTCTTCTTATCTTTGATTTCCAGTTTTCTTGAATCCAAAGGCATGGTCTCTAATGTAACAAGTCCCTTCTATCTTTAATTCTGAGTTATCTTGGCCTCAACCAAGATTAGGAAACTATTCACTTTTTCTTAACTTGTTAACATTGTTGGATTTCAAGCAAAAAATCATTATAAATGCATACTCATTATAGCCATTGTTACTGCTTCATGGTTTCCTGCTAGAATCAAAGCTTCAAGCTAAGATCAAAGGCCGTGGCATCTTGCTTCGCGTCGCACGTGATGTGATCCAGGTGTATCCTTGCCCCACTTCTGGATCCTTAACTTctaagaagttatagaaaggcTTATTGTCTGATGCATTTGATCCTGAACGATGGTTTGAGTCCTCGGTAGTATCCTATAAAGTTTCGAAATCAAATGTATAGTTAGATATGCAAACTATAATTAAGAAAAATTGTCCTTATTATTCTAAACCTTTGGATAGATAGAAAATGTACAAATTTTATCTTATGCGAGGatcatttgtttaattatttgctTTATTCCTAAAAAAGATTGATACAGTTACTAAACGGAACCAAAGAGTTAAGAATATTGACCTTCTGAAATTTCTTGCAACTTACTTTCATGACTTGGTTGTAAGTTAGCATAGTGTCCTTGGAAAGAACACCTTGAAACAAATGAATAGATGGTGGTGGTGGATGAACATCACGATGAGTTGCAAATGATGGAAAATTTGTTTGGCCATGTACGTCAATGTCAAAATTGAACAAGTTAAATCCCAAAGTAGTCCCTGAGATTTACGAAATGCACTGATTTGATCCCTGACTTTCCAATTGCACTATTTATGTCCTCGAGATTGGAAAAAATGCACCTATTTGGTCCCTTTCCGTTTTTCCGTCCAAACTGCTCCCCGACGGCAGTGATATGTGACAATGGATTACCACGCTAGTACTCAATGACGCCGTTCTTTTCAAACTACTAAATTCATTCAAAGCAGCCTCCACCAGATTGCATTGTTTCCATCAACAAAAGCAGCAATATcttcaaagaaagaagaagaagaacggttACTCTTTTTTCTCATGGCCTTCATGTTCCTCTGCTGATTTTCAGAGTGCTTTCTTCTTGTTTCCAACCTCCTCATCGTCTGCAACTCCTTCCTCTTCCTCCACTCCTCCTCCTGTCTCCGTTGGAAGGGAACATGTTCTTATCAGATTTGTTGTGCAAGGCATTGGTATGTTATTAGAGTAACCCCCAatatcttaattattattattgctgtTGTTATTATCTTCATCTCTGATGAGGGGGCTTTGAGAATGAGAATTTGGGTATTGATGTTGTTCTCTTGATCTTCTTCGCTGTTGGGTCCACATCAAAACGACCATTCATTGAAAGACCAAGGCTCAGCTCAATCTCTTGTTCTGCATCTCCATCATCATggtgatgttgttgttgttgtagctcATATGGTGATGATGGTTCACGGACATGAACCTTTTTAGCAGATCTCTTGGGAAATCACTCATGCGAGTTCTGCTATTTTCTCTTTCCTCAACAACTTGTGCCATTGAAGAATTTGAGATTGaaacaacaaaaaagaagaaaaaagattaCCTAAGCTTTTTCAGGGAAGTAAGAATACCCAGATGGCTCATAATTCACGAGgacttgaaaattgaaatttgtttttgGTAGGTAACCAAAGATTGGTGATGAACCAGAAGAGAAACAAGGTCGAACCAAATGATTTTTGTACCCATGCAGTGAGTGAAAACGAACAGGGAAGAAAAcaaacagagaagaagaagaagaaaaagttctGCGGTTAGGGTTAAAAAGGGGTTTAGGGACCACATTGGGTTAAACACTTTCAATTGACACTCTAGCATGGCAATTTATTGCCACATCACTGCCGCCGGGAAGCAGTCTGGACGGAAAAACGGGAAGGGACTAAATAGGTGCATTTTTTCCAATCTCGAGGACATAAATAGTGCAATTGGAAAGTCAGGGATCAAATCGGTACATTTCGTGaatttcagggactactttgggGTTTAACTCAAATTGAACCTTTTGTTGTTGAGatccaacaaaaaaaatcaatagcCAAGAACTAAATCAATAGCTCGACAAAGAAATTTGCCagcaaattctttttgaaaaatcAATAGCTAAGCTGAATCAATCATTGATCATAATAGCATCAAGGCATCACCTATAACAAATCAAATGCCTATATGAAATTAAAGTATAATATGCCTTACAAAACCTACTCAACCAGAAGAAAAAGTCAAGAAAGCATTACATGTGTGTTTGTAATAAGAACTTTTGTTTGAACGGAGTTCTATATGATTGTGCAGTCCAAGTGGCAATGATCCTGAAGAGTCAAGGATACCACCTCTAAGAAATTGATTCATCTGCAAGCATAGGTTTAAATTACACATGATACTTTCAAGTTTAATAGAGTAGCAAATAACTAGGAAAGCTTTCAAAGGATTTGGTGAAATGGAAAAAGAATATGCCAAGATATATAGGTATGATCTGCACTTTTGTCCATGAGTGTGGCCTCAAGACCAAATTTGGCAGGCTTCCATTGAATTCCTCAATGTAATTGGACCTGAAACActcaaaatataattaacatttAAATCATAGGACAAAGAATGAGTACGGATTTGACTTCTCAAAAGTGCCTAAGTTGGTAAAGCGATAAAGAGATTAATTGATACATGTGAAGGCATTCTTCAAGCTTGTATTCTGGTGCTGTGTGTCCTCCACCCTGCAACCATATCCGTCATTATAAAACAAGTAACTCATCTTATCACCATTTGTGTCCAAAAAGAGAGATATAGATCTTGCCTTGACAGTTGCAAATGTCATTGCATTGGAGTAAGTCCTTGTGTATCTGCTTAAGTGGGAAAAGatttaaataaacaataaatgtaaaagagaaaagaaaaagcatcAACTGCATAATATAGCTTTCTAGAGTTAAAGGAATGAATACCCTGCAACTTGGCCATTAGTATACCATGGCCTCCAATCGTCGACAATGGAGTAGTTTAACGATCTTATCCATGCTTGAGttgccaagaaaggaacaaccatGTCATGATCCCCACTGTTATCAATACAACAAATTTATTTTCCATTAAAATGTGGGCCATATTGATATCTGATGTGATCTGCAGATACGGTTTTCAGGCTATAAATCAAGctaatgaaaaattaaaagaagataatAGGGGCAATAAAACGAAAATTGATTTGCATACCTCATAATAGGACTCTAGATATCTTGAACACAAAATATTTCTTACAACACTCATGCATAGACACTCTTACAACACCAGAGTATGAATCTTTGCTATCCAATACCTTTTAAAATTTCGTGAGCAATTATAGGAATAAGAATACCAGAGTATGAATCACCACCAATGTAAACTTTGTTTTTGAGAAATGCTGGATGATCCATTAACCACTACAAAGATATTTATACATAATATTAACATTTTAACGGATTGATCAAAATAACTGCAAACAAAGGAGCCAATTCATGAATGTAAAGTTGAGTATACCTTCCTAAAAAATTCATAGGCTTGATTGACTGACAAGTGAAGCATATTCTGTTCTAGCATATGAAAAGCCAGTATTAACAGGCAAATCTACAAATATAATGCTACTTTCCTGCCacaaaaattgcaacaaataACCTTtagaaacacaagaaactaacTATTAACCCTAAAGCTAAAGGAATCTAAAAGGATCTGATGAAATGAATAAAATCAAAGCTATAATTATACatttaaaccaacaaaaatgtaGATAATTGTCTCCACCTTAGTCCATGAGTATGGCCTATACCccatcatattcatcaacttGAAATGCAAGTGGTCCTGCAATGCATCATAAGATAGACTATCTTAAGGATTAAAAGAATGGTTCTTATTTGTACTTTCTGATATTGAGCAATGATGCTAAATTGCCACTAACCTATTTCATCCTCTCTTGGATTGTTCTCTGACTCAATGAAATAGTAGAAACTCTGTACATCATCATTTTCCCCTACTCTATGTACCTATCAAAACATATGATAATATCATTatcatgcatgaatgcaaaatggcacaaaagtaaGAAAGCATAGGCCATAGGCCATAGAATATGTTACTGACCCAGTTTCAAGCACAAAAGGAAGGTACTTCACTATGTTGCCACAGTTTGCATGTTGAGCTGAAAACTGTACTGATAATAAAAGAATGTGAAGTAGCATCCCATGGCAAATGTGACAACTTGAATAAGTAAACCTTGCCATTTTCAATGGCCTCTCCACTGTATCTGCTATGCCTTTTGGTTGGATCTTCTTATACTCCTTATGATTTCTTTAACCACTGACCTAATAACAGTAATAGAAGAATGGAATCATATGAAGTCACTTGGCTTAATGGTCTCTCTTTGCTGTTTGAGTACGTCAGTGTCACTCTAATTGGAGCTTCCAAATCCAAGTACTCGTGATACCCGTCCGGAATTGTATTGAATAATTATACTAGACTAATGGTTGCAATTAAAAAAACActagtaattaattaatataataagcaCGTTTTATAGATGTGATTTGCCTAATCGAAAAATGGTGTGCTCTATATATCATATCATATTAGTCTTGGGTTGCAACTTGCATCTTGCATGTGGAAGGTCACATAATTTGAATGATTCACAAAGTTTATCTTTTTTCTTAATCAATTAAATCACCGAAAAGGAAGAAAAGGTATTTTTCCTACGAATTTAGTTTGTATTGAATATATGCTACACTGGAATTTATTGTCACTTATGATTACTCAGCATTCTCTTTCCCGGGTATGTAACGGGATTCTTATGTTCATTATTCAGATCAAGGAGCTCGagagaaaagtaaaagagcaGGAACAGAGCTCAGCTTTGCTTCGTCAACAGGTAATTTTTATCTGTTAGTGTACTTGAGGTTTATAATGAACAAAGCAGAGGCTTATTGGCTACAGGATCAACATCAAAAAGGTAAATTAACTGCTCTATAATAATGCTTTGCAAGTATGATAAACTGCCATAACATTGAAAACTGTTTCTCCTGAATTGGTGTTCAGGTTGGAGATAAAATAAGCCTCTAAAGGATCTCATCACATTCTTGGTGGTGTCGTAGAAGCTAAAGTTGAAAACGTTAAAGAGGCCTGGGATGTACTGCAAGCTGGAAGCAAAGCTAGAGCAGTGggaagtaataatattaatcagCATAGTAGTAGATCTCATTGGTACCAAGCTTTTGCATTCTATAAGAAGCTCTCTAGTATATATgtcttctcttcatcaaaatgAAATTTCTTCTTTGAATACTTTAATGATTGCTTGTTTCTTACTTCCTTTTCCAGCATACTTTGTATAATGGTAATGGCTAAAAATTTGCTAAATGGTGAGTGTACCAAGAGCAAGCTTTGGCTTGTGGATTTGGCAGGTAGTGAGAGACTTACAAGGACTAATGTGCAAAGGGAGCGGCTTAAGGAAGCACAAAATATCAACCGATTTCTTTCGGCTCTTGGCATTGTTATATCTGCTTTAGCAGCCAAGAGTAGTTACATTCCTGTAGGTATAACATCATTATTCTTAATAAATATTTAGTGATATTTTCTTTTGGGATtttcaagaactcaaaattgacACATTTATTTAAGACTCTTTAAGTATGTCTACttcttttcattttgttttttacaTGAGAACACCCAACTTCTGCAGGCATGTATTGATAATGCTCTTCCCTAACATGTAGGGGGTGACGCTAAAACTGATGTTCGTGCAAATCAGTCCATCGGACAAGGACTTGGATGAAACTCTTAGCTCACTTAATTTCGCAACTAGAGTCAGGGGTGTTGTGTTGGTTCCGTTACGATGCAAGTTGACACAAGTGAACTTCAAAAGACAAAAGCAATGTAAGTTGCTGGTGTAATacatcaaaaataatttattatttcacGGTTATATGCAAATAatgttttctttcttgcttttacACTTTGGTATAGCTTGAAGACCAGATTGAGTTGAAGACATCCATGCAAAACCAGTCAGAAAAACAAATTTTTCAGTTGTcggaaaaattgaaaataaaagaagagaccAAATTAAGATTTATCCCAAATACAAAAGACCAAAATACTACTTTATGAAAAAAGGAGAGTGTAGCAAGGTTCTTTACTATTTTATGTTAATAGATATGTAAAGCTTAGTTTCATTTATTGTCTGCGGGTCAAGTTTCTCAGCCCAAAGCATGaaccaaaaactaataaaaaaggatgtcaaatttaataatttagttccACAGTTTGTAATCCCATAAAATAATGATGGTAAAAAATCATACAAAAATGATGCACCCAAAAATCATTCATTACCCTAAAATTAATACAAGAAAAATTATGCATCAAAAAGGTCCATTAGTCGTGCAATAAGAGAAGCAATCAAACCAAAACAAAAGGTTAtgacaaaaaaacaaaaactaaaggtAAGCCATCCAAGGAACCAGCGACCAAGCCACCAAGGGAATTGTGCCAAGGGATAGCAGGATGTAATCTTCAATTCTTCATACAATCATATCTCGTGGAACGCAAAATTTGGTACACACCTCATGATGCTCTTCGTTATAAATACATGTTACATAAAAAATCTCATCCatccatatttttaaattaacattttAACGGATTTAATATACACCAGTGTGCCAGTGCACAGGTGAAATTCTTCTATATAACATTTTGGTAACTAACTAACTGTAATTTGCTACATTTTATCAATCTCAACCTTTCACATTCTCTCtgctcttcactttcttccttcgATTGAAGCGAATTCTTGATTCACAGCATGGATCCATGGATGTTCATCAATTCACAGAGCTGCAAGCTCAGATCGCAAAAGCTGGTTCGAGATCAACTACTAACTACTTCTACTCTAGAGTACGTATCACATTGTAGCTGATCGGCATGGAATCAAGAACAATAGACGATTATGACGCGTCTAATTTGTGCTAACTTGATGGTTTGTTAGTCGTTGAAGAATCATCATTTGCAGCAGCCGTAGTTGTTATTGGCAATGACTTATTTGTGTCCTCATCAGCTTCTTCGTGTTTGTGATCCTTAGCTTTGCCCCACACAACTGAGTAAAGTCCTAATGTGATGATGATGCTTCCAATAATACTGTAATCCACACATACAATTTCATTTCGTCAAGCAATCCAATGAAGATTTTATAATTGTcgatttgatgataaattttagaatttgattttcacatgctataaaagtattatctttgtttaaagtgtggcaaaataaataagttatactttttaacatttttattagaGTAGTTGTGATAGATGTATATATAACTACCTTCCAAGATAGACTCGTTCTCGTAAGAAGAAGGAACCCAAAGCAGCAACAATCACCATGCAAAGAGGATTGAAAGCTGTTGTGAACACTGGACCTCTCATTTTCATAACCAATCCTTGTATGTAGTATGCAATTCCTGAACTAACCACTCCCTAAATAAACAAACAACATTAGCATCAGTGATTCCTATATATGGTGGaataaaaatacacattaaaaataaattaaataatacatatattcgTACACGTACAAGATGAGATTATTGTATCCACAACATAACAGAGTCAATCAATTTATTAGttattgataaatgatgaagttGAAAAGTGAAGAAACCGTGTAAAGAGGAGCAAAGAGCCTCATGTCCCAACCAATGGCCCAAGGCTTAGAACCAGAGTGACGCTCTGCTACAAGTGCGACTATTGTAGTTTGCAGTGTTCCTGCCATGCATATCCATGTGGCCAATGATAACTCTGCTCTGTACTTTGCTACCGTTATGCTCTGCAATATGTAGAAAGAAGACAACGCCACACAACCGATGAGAATGTAAAGAGCTCCAACAGTTTGGTGTTTGTGTGAAGCGAGTCCTGCATCTCCATTGTTCTGCGTTGTTGCTGCTGCAGAATGAAAAATGTTGAATCCAGGACCTTTGTAAAGTGCCATTGCCACTGCTCCTCCAAATGTTACTAACGTTCCAATCACTTTTGCTTGACTCCTTACATCTCTTATTTTTACACGCTCCAAccttctcatatatatataattaaattagtataattcaTCTGCAGTtacacaaaacaaaaatgctaCGTGCACACTAAAATCAGATATTATATATTTACCCTGTAAGAACTGCAAGTACAAAGGTGATGGAGGGTGCTGCATTGGTAATAGCAGATGTGAATGAAGCAGAAGTGTACTTCATTCCCAAATATGCGAAGCTCTGGTTGAGAACTGGCCTATTCAAATTAAACACTTATCAAAATTAGAAGGTTAATACTTTAGGAAACATTTCAAATGCACTGGGAGTACGGTGTCCAGTTAtttaattgaaatcaacggttaaaataactagTACACCGAAGAATATCAGTGCACTTAAAATGTTTCTAATACTTTAGTATTCTTTCTCCATGATGTGCATGAATGCCATAagcaaaaaaattagttaaaaaaagttttatatatacaaaatcaatcctatatgtgtataaatatatgttatttaatttatttttaatatacatacttgatataattattatgtatctctttttattaacttaatcTTTTAAGGAATTAATGATTTTATgatatcatattaaaatttttatgataaaaaattttaaaacttgatATTTAttgatctcaaaaaaaaaa is a window from the Arachis hypogaea cultivar Tifrunner chromosome 17, arahy.Tifrunner.gnm2.J5K5, whole genome shotgun sequence genome containing:
- the LOC140181064 gene encoding kinesin-like protein KIN-14R; the encoded protein is MVMAKNLLNGECTKSKLWLVDLAGSERLTRTNVQRERLKEAQNINRFLSALGIVISALAAKSSYIPGVTLKLMFVQISPSDKDLDETLSSLNFATRVRGVVLVPLRCKLTQVNFKRQKQS
- the LOC140180868 gene encoding putative serine carboxypeptidase-like 52, with the protein product MVVPFLATQAWIRSLNYSIVDDWRPWYTNGQVAGYTRTYSNAMTFATVKGGGHTAPEYKLEECLHMSNYIEEFNGSLPNLVLRPHSWTKVQIIPIYLGIFFFHFTKSFESFPSYLLLY
- the LOC140180753 gene encoding serine carboxypeptidase-like 9, which encodes MARFTYSSCHICHGMLLHILLLSVQFSAQHANCGNIVKYLPFVLETGSVHRVGENDDVQSFYYFIESENNPREDEIGPLAFQVDEYDGESSIIFVDLPVNTGFSYARTEYASLWLMDHPAFLKNKVYIGGDSYSGILIPIIAHEILKGIG
- the LOC112767266 gene encoding WAT1-related protein At4g08290, with the translated sequence MSRFVFIFYRNAMATLVLAPFALIIERKRRPKMTLPVFLQIMILGLLEPVLNQSFAYLGMKYTSASFTSAITNAAPSITFVLAVLTGLERVKIRDVRSQAKVIGTLVTFGGAVAMALYKGPGFNIFHSAAATTQNNGDAGLASHKHQTVGALYILIGCVALSSFYILQSITVAKYRAELSLATWICMAGTLQTTIVALVAERHSGSKPWAIGWDMRLFAPLYTGVVSSGIAYYIQGLVMKMRGPVFTTAFNPLCMVIVAALGSFFLRERVYLGSIIGSIIITLGLYSVVWGKAKDHKHEEADEDTNKSLPITTTAAANDDSSTTNKPSS